A stretch of DNA from Bactrocera neohumeralis isolate Rockhampton chromosome 6, APGP_CSIRO_Bneo_wtdbg2-racon-allhic-juicebox.fasta_v2, whole genome shotgun sequence:
TTGatgtgaacgagggcaagacaaagtaCAGGGAGTTCACATACAAATATTCCTCGCGTCTTGTGAActacgttgttgtttttgttgttataacgCGTACCTAGTCCCCGTAAGGTtagtaaggattagataagtggtcatcgacgtcatccaacggtaaccccagaaaacgtgctgtttcgacggggttgaaccaaagggagaagggtgtcagatTTCTGGGGTTAGCAGGGCAGGCAAAGAGGTAActagtgtcatgcggagactcattgtaCGCTAAACGTATGtttgatatgtcggggtctattctgtaTAAGTAgcagtttaacctgctacagtgtCTAAAACAAAGCGGCGcaattcccacaacagccggttctacgttacAGGAATTGATCCGGATTTTATCTGGCCTAGGGTTGTTATTTCGAAGATCTAACCCGTTAAGTTCTGTAAGTCTTGTGAATTACGTCGCTGTTGGCAGCTAAGAATTTGAACGACTTTGTCTAATATAGGACCAGCATAAGTACCACCAATAAGCTAAGCTTGCAGAGCAATtgcaaaataactcttgtctATAGGTGGTACTTTGGAATCGGTAGGAAATTGCGCAGCAGATCCCTCTcccgacaaacaaaaattattattattatttataagtcTCTTATGGTTCCCGTCGGAAACATGGACGATAACGAATCGAGTTCAAAAAGCATTCGATAGAACTGTTTTTCGCAAGGTGTTCGGAGCAGTTCGTGTGAGCGATGTGTGGCAAAGCGGAACGAACGACGAACCGTATGAGCTCAAGAGCGACATGGATAAAGTTGAGCGCATAAAAAACCAACAAATGCCATTAACCTGTATTATCGCTTAATCTCTTTAAACTTAAATCTCTCGAAAAGTCGATTGAAAAGTCTTCAATTTCGTTACTTTCTATTTCTATgttttaaaagtatataaaaaccaaaaagagaAGGGTTGGAGGACAGCAGAGTACAAACAATaagatttgtttttttgatattgtattaaattttcaaattattaatttgaattgTATTTCAGACGTCAATATAAGCTTTGAGGCCGCTGTTTACGACAACAATCTCCTTTTTGACTTTGCCATTTTTTGTGCCATAGTCCTGGGTGCATTCCAATACTCGATGGCCAGCAATTAGCTCACCGAAGGCTACACGCTCGCCATTGAGCACGGGCATGGGTTTAAAGCTAATCGTAAAATTGAGCAATCCATATGGAAAGCCATTAGTTAGATAACATTTGGCAAACGAAAGAATGCAGGAACCCGAGTCGTGTCTTATCATGTTCATTTCATGCTGGAAATTTGATTTGCTCAAAACGCGATTTTTGACAGCGATCTCTCCCTCGAGCCACAAACCGGGAAAAATGCGTATAAACTTGAATAAGTCTGACTTATTTTCGGAGCAAGTGCGTGCGAACTCCAATACCATTTCGGGGCATGCCTCTGTGTAGAGTTGGATGACAACGCGCCCTAATGGCCGGATGTCTTTCACTTCCAAGTCTAAGAAGACTTTTGGATGCAGTAATTGGTCCATGAGCAATTTCTCACGAATTTTTAGATTAACATGCGACCGCTCAAACTTCAAACGGCTGCTGCTGCGTGCCGAAACTGGTATGCCAGACTTCGATAGCATCGGCTTGACACGCAAGAGGCGGCAGCCCAGAAACTGATTTTCCGTTTCAATATCATCAATGCGACGCAAGAAATGATGCAGCTTAGTCTGTGAAATACGCTTGTGCGTGTTGTAGCTATTGCTCAAGCCGTGCGTACGTCGTATTTGATTGAGTCTCTCCAGCAgctctatattttctttaatgatACGCCTCAAAGCGTACTTGTCGTTACGCATGCCTCTTATATTTAGGTAGACATCCTTTTTGATGTGAGGTGGACCAATATCGACGGCGCTGGAAATTTTACTTAGGGCTGCCTTGTGTTGCTTGTACATGAGTTTTTGCATGAAAGAGCCGCGAAAGAGACTACGCTGTCGTTTACCCATTTTGT
This window harbors:
- the LOC126761481 gene encoding uncharacterized protein LOC126761481 — translated: MGKRQRSLFRGSFMQKLMYKQHKAALSKISSAVDIGPPHIKKDVYLNIRGMRNDKYALRRIIKENIELLERLNQIRRTHGLSNSYNTHKRISQTKLHHFLRRIDDIETENQFLGCRLLRVKPMLSKSGIPVSARSSSRLKFERSHVNLKIREKLLMDQLLHPKVFLDLEVKDIRPLGRVVIQLYTEACPEMVLEFARTCSENKSDLFKFIRIFPGLWLEGEIAVKNRVLSKSNFQHEMNMIRHDSGSCILSFAKCYLTNGFPYGLLNFTISFKPMPVLNGERVAFGELIAGHRVLECTQDYGTKNGKVKKEIVVVNSGLKAYIDV